Proteins co-encoded in one bacterium genomic window:
- a CDS encoding 2-oxoacid:acceptor oxidoreductase family protein produces MAESCFMLGGQPLEIRWHGRGGQGAKTAALLFGEAALDTGLYIQAFPEYGPERMGAPVAAFNRLSDKPIRSHAGMKNPRVVVVLDASLIEPAKVTDGLEDGGILLVNSNVDPAELRKRLNLPAGIKLYVVDASKIAMETVGKNVPNTPMLGALVKATGVLEFEPMMKAIKHKLGEKFRGGKEKFVEPNLVSVRRAYEEVRC; encoded by the coding sequence ATGGCTGAATCCTGCTTTATGCTCGGCGGCCAGCCGCTGGAAATCCGCTGGCACGGGCGCGGCGGGCAGGGCGCAAAGACCGCGGCGCTCTTGTTCGGCGAAGCCGCGCTGGATACCGGGCTCTACATCCAGGCCTTCCCGGAGTACGGGCCGGAGCGGATGGGCGCGCCGGTGGCCGCGTTTAACCGGCTTTCCGACAAGCCGATCCGTTCTCACGCCGGGATGAAGAATCCCCGCGTCGTGGTCGTGCTCGACGCATCGCTCATCGAGCCGGCCAAGGTCACTGACGGCCTCGAGGACGGCGGTATCCTGTTGGTGAATTCGAACGTTGACCCGGCCGAGTTGCGCAAGCGGCTGAACCTGCCTGCGGGCATCAAGCTCTACGTGGTGGATGCGTCGAAGATCGCGATGGAGACCGTCGGCAAGAACGTGCCCAACACGCCGATGCTCGGCGCGCTGGTGAAGGCGACCGGGGTGCTTGAGTTCGAGCCGATGATGAAGGCAATCAAGCACAAGCTGGGCGAGAAGTTCCGCGGCGGCAAGGAGAAGTTCGTCGAGCCGAACCTTGTCAGCGTCCGCCGGGCGTACGAGGAGGTTCGATGCTAG
- a CDS encoding thiamine pyrophosphate-dependent enzyme yields MARLKDLCQNPELFSSGHRACAGCGEALAVRQILLAAPQPVVGIMPTGCTEIFSSIYPQSAWQIPMIHTAFETAASTASGVIAAYNFHKKMGNIKDDLKFIAFGGDGGTYDIGFQAISGAFERRHKFLYVCTDNEGYMNTGIQRSSATPFGAHTTTSPAGTAIPGKTMPRKDIMEIMIAHNAAYAAQATIALWNDLVTKVGKALAADGPSFINVLVPCPLGWQHPGSLTIEMSKLAADTCFWPIYECDNGKYKITYEPKEKKPVEEFMKPQGRFSHLFKGENGKAIIAEAQRQIDAQWALLHKRQEAFGQS; encoded by the coding sequence ATGGCACGACTAAAGGACCTCTGTCAGAACCCCGAGCTCTTCTCAAGCGGACATCGCGCCTGCGCCGGTTGCGGCGAGGCTTTGGCGGTGCGGCAGATACTCTTGGCCGCGCCCCAGCCCGTCGTCGGGATCATGCCGACCGGCTGCACCGAGATCTTTTCGTCCATCTATCCGCAATCGGCGTGGCAGATACCGATGATCCACACCGCGTTCGAGACCGCGGCTTCGACCGCGTCCGGCGTCATCGCGGCCTACAACTTCCACAAGAAGATGGGCAACATCAAGGACGACCTGAAGTTCATCGCGTTCGGCGGCGACGGCGGGACCTACGACATCGGGTTCCAGGCTATCTCCGGCGCGTTCGAGCGCAGGCACAAGTTCCTCTACGTCTGCACCGACAACGAAGGTTACATGAACACCGGTATCCAGCGCAGCTCGGCCACGCCTTTTGGCGCGCACACGACAACTTCGCCGGCGGGCACGGCGATACCGGGCAAGACGATGCCGCGGAAGGACATCATGGAAATCATGATTGCCCACAATGCGGCGTACGCGGCCCAGGCCACCATCGCGCTCTGGAACGACCTTGTCACCAAGGTCGGCAAGGCGCTGGCCGCGGACGGGCCGAGCTTCATCAACGTGCTCGTGCCCTGCCCGCTCGGCTGGCAGCATCCCGGCAGTTTGACAATCGAGATGTCCAAGCTCGCGGCCGACACCTGCTTCTGGCCCATCTACGAGTGCGACAACGGCAAGTACAAGATCACCTACGAGCCGAAGGAGAAGAAGCCGGTCGAGGAGTTCATGAAGCCGCAGGGCAGGTTCAGCCACCTGTTCAAGGGCGAGAACGGCAAGGCGATCATCGCCGAGGCCCAGCGCCAGATTGACGCGCAGTGGGCATTGCTGCATAAGCGGCAAGAGGCGTTCGGGCAGTCCTGA
- the porA gene encoding pyruvate ferredoxin oxidoreductase encodes MILAKTGNEALAYAMRQINPDVVAAYPITPSTEIVQIFAQYVSDGKVDSEFVAVESEHSAMAACIGSAASGCRTMTATASQGLMLMHEMLFIAGGLRLPIVMPIASRSVSSPLNIHGDHSDSLASRDSGWLQFFCETVQEGYDTLIQCVKIAERTSLPAICAVDGFILSHCMERIETFEDKPVREFIGPYKPNWNLLDIKKPILVGPATMQDYFFEFKRSQIEGMNQALPIIEEVQAEFKQKFGRGYGIIDEYRCEDAEAVVLLMGSACGTMRDAVDTMRNQGKKVGMVKLRVFRPLPHQVLKESLAKFKTVAVMDRADTVNAWGGALFTEISSALYDSPTRPKMLSYVYGLGGKEFSLTDAATVLEQAYAGKKEDLVTYIGVR; translated from the coding sequence ATGATACTTGCCAAGACTGGCAACGAGGCGCTGGCGTACGCGATGCGGCAGATCAACCCCGACGTGGTCGCCGCGTACCCGATTACGCCCTCGACCGAAATCGTGCAGATATTCGCCCAGTATGTGAGCGACGGCAAGGTGGATTCCGAGTTCGTGGCGGTGGAGAGCGAGCATTCGGCCATGGCCGCCTGTATCGGTTCGGCCGCGTCCGGCTGTCGGACGATGACCGCGACCGCGTCGCAGGGGCTCATGTTGATGCATGAGATGCTATTCATCGCCGGCGGTCTCCGACTGCCGATAGTGATGCCGATTGCCTCGCGCTCGGTTTCGTCGCCGCTGAACATCCACGGCGACCATTCGGATTCGCTCGCTTCGCGCGACTCGGGCTGGCTGCAGTTCTTCTGCGAAACCGTGCAGGAGGGCTATGACACGCTCATCCAGTGCGTGAAGATTGCCGAGCGGACGTCGCTACCCGCAATCTGCGCGGTGGACGGGTTCATCCTGTCCCACTGCATGGAGCGGATTGAGACGTTCGAGGACAAGCCGGTGCGCGAGTTCATCGGGCCGTACAAGCCGAACTGGAACCTGCTCGATATCAAGAAGCCGATCCTTGTGGGGCCGGCGACGATGCAGGATTACTTCTTCGAGTTCAAGCGATCGCAGATTGAGGGCATGAACCAGGCGCTGCCGATAATCGAGGAAGTGCAGGCCGAGTTCAAGCAGAAGTTCGGCCGGGGCTACGGGATCATCGACGAATACCGCTGCGAGGACGCGGAAGCGGTTGTGCTCTTGATGGGTTCGGCCTGCGGCACGATGCGTGACGCGGTGGACACGATGCGTAACCAGGGCAAGAAGGTCGGGATGGTGAAACTACGCGTGTTCCGGCCCCTGCCGCACCAGGTACTGAAGGAGTCACTGGCGAAGTTCAAGACGGTCGCGGTGATGGACCGCGCCGACACGGTCAACGCATGGGGCGGCGCACTCTTCACCGAGATAAGCTCGGCGCTCTACGACTCGCCGACGCGGCCGAAGATGCTTTCGTATGTGTACGGGCTCGGCGGCAAGGAGTTCTCGCTCACCGATGCCGCTACAGTGCTGGAGCAGGCGTACGCGGGTAAGAAAGAAGACCTCGTGACCTATATCGGAGTGAGGTAA
- a CDS encoding 4Fe-4S dicluster-binding protein, protein MAKLKSWKELPCGAIIEDPKAVLENKTGAWRSQRPCWNAEKCIHCLNCWIFCPDAAVMVKDGKVTGINYDYCKGCGICAQVCPTKVQAITMEEERK, encoded by the coding sequence ATGGCGAAACTGAAGAGCTGGAAAGAGCTGCCTTGCGGGGCGATTATCGAGGACCCGAAGGCCGTGCTCGAGAACAAGACCGGCGCGTGGCGGTCCCAGCGGCCGTGCTGGAACGCGGAGAAGTGCATCCACTGCCTGAACTGCTGGATTTTCTGCCCGGACGCCGCCGTCATGGTCAAGGACGGCAAGGTGACCGGCATCAACTACGACTACTGTAAGGGCTGCGGCATCTGCGCGCAGGTCTGCCCGACCAAGGTGCAGGCCATCACGATGGAAGAGGAGAGGAAATGA
- a CDS encoding GNAT family N-acetyltransferase, with protein MFHLVNDTFGSSLRWVRTDDLHDPHAILCRTRRLTLFADSGPAALRVLAEVPRNLRLRFGATPTRFCRLIRTHWRGPDAGRRLWYNHCYQYALKPGRLVIDKTHRVSRLRPPDAQLIARAWPYGRSAEHILSRIRKGPGYCIRRKGQPVAWGLMHDDGSMGFLHVVEQYRHHGMARTLTTALARNLLRRGIQPFMYIVTTNRPSLRLTASMGFSRAGRFSWFGT; from the coding sequence ATGTTTCATCTCGTCAATGACACTTTCGGCTCCTCGCTGCGCTGGGTCAGGACCGATGACCTGCACGACCCGCACGCAATCCTCTGCCGCACGCGAAGGCTGACGCTCTTCGCCGACTCCGGGCCGGCAGCGCTCCGTGTCCTCGCCGAGGTACCGCGCAATCTGCGCCTGAGGTTCGGCGCAACGCCGACCCGCTTCTGTCGACTGATACGCACCCACTGGCGCGGGCCGGATGCCGGCCGTCGTCTTTGGTACAACCACTGCTACCAGTACGCTCTCAAACCCGGCAGACTCGTTATCGACAAGACGCATCGCGTCAGCCGGCTGCGACCGCCGGATGCGCAGTTGATTGCCCGGGCATGGCCCTACGGCCGAAGTGCCGAACACATTCTCTCGCGCATCCGGAAAGGACCGGGCTACTGCATCCGCCGCAAGGGGCAACCGGTCGCCTGGGGCTTGATGCACGACGACGGCTCCATGGGTTTTCTCCACGTGGTCGAGCAATACCGCCACCATGGCATGGCGAGGACACTGACGACTGCGCTCGCCCGAAACCTGCTGCGGCGTGGCATCCAGCCGTTCATGTACATCGTCACCACCAACCGACCATCGCTCCGTCTGACCGCCAGCATGGGCTTCTCTCGCGCCGGCCGGTTCTCCTGGTTCGGGACCTGA